The DNA window TCTCTCAGATCTGTTGGCCATTCACCTAGCCGTATTGAGGGTTTGTTCTAACCTCCAAAGGGTGGACTCGACCTGCTTCTTGGAGCTGTTGGAGGCTTGCTTGAGCTACAACAAGAAATCTCCCACTTGAGCCctctaaaaccctattctattTGTGGTGTGTGATCATGATTAGTTTTGCACCTACTTGGTTGGTTGTAGCCAATTTTGGAGGTTAATTTGGGGATGTTGTTGGCCATCTTCAACTATTTCAGGCTCATCTGAGCTACGGTTTGTGGGTTctcaaattttctttatttcattcTATTAGTCAAATTTGAGTAATTTTCATTAGAGATCAGATATGAGTTTTTAATTTGAGTTTGGGGTGGAGCTTGTATAATTATCGAGGTTGTTTGCTTAGATAAATAACCTTACATCAGAGGGTGTTAGGCTACATTTGGATAGAGTAACTTGAATTGTTTGTTGGTACACTCTAATTGTTAAAATCAGTCTCAACGCATCTACACCTAATAGAAAAGTAGTTGGGAAAAAGAATATTTGTATCACTCAAGGTTTCTACAGCTATGAAGTATGAAGAAGTCTGTTCAAGTTATTTAGTTAAGCTCATTTAATATTAGTGCGTATAAGCTCTATTATTCACAAGCTTATAGATTGATAAGCTTCTTTTGATGTTCTCTAATGGATAATTTTTTGAGTCTCTCTTTGCTTATAATTATGATATGTGATGTTTTAGTTTGATTATACTTTATGCTTTTATCTTACCTTTTCAATAATTATTTGTctttaattgaatttaatttaGGTACGTTGGAAGGGTCATGGGCCCACTGAGGACACACGGGAAGGTATTGAAGGACATAGGTAAGCTATTTGTTTGTTTAGATCTTTTTGAACATTAATTGTTTTCTGAATTTAAGATTTATTAATATGCCTTTTGGCATATCGTCTACAACAAATGCCAAGAAAGCATAAAAAACTTTGTAACCAAGGGTTTCAACTCAAACATCTTACCACTTCTGGTAAGTTCCTTTTTGCtgtaattattttattaattgatcttaattttggctaATATGTTGCCTCAATGGTTGTTTAGTACTACactttttggtttttcttcattttgtatGATGTTCCCTATTctcttttttgttcttattcAAAACTTTGTCTTTTTATGACCGCTTCAGAAACAAGGACGCACCTCTGGAAGACAAAAAAAACCATCAATTGGCGGTGTTTATGGATATTGttaatttcttgaaacccaaGTTCGTTTTGATGGAAAATGTGGTTGATATTTTAAAGAAGTTCGTTGGTGGATTTCTTAAGAAATATGCTGTGGGCAGACTTGTTTCTATGAATTATCAAGCAAGGCTTGGAATGATGGTAGTTAGTTGCTATTGCCTTCCTCAGTTCCGTATGTGTGTATTCTTATGGGGTGCTCAACCTACTGAGACAAGTAGTAATTCCAGTAGGAATGAATCACGTGAAGAGCTTTTATTCATTTGTTATTTTCGTTTTTGCAGAAGCTGCCTCAATATCCATTACCAACGCATGAGGCTGTTGTTAGAGGAAATGTCTTTGTTAATTTTAAGGTGCGAAGGTTTCAATATTGTtgtgcttcttttttttaaaattgtgaTTATGCTTTTGACTTATTCTCCTTAATACAGAAAAGTATGGTTGCATATGATGGAAAATGCATTGCTTTTAGAGGATGCTATTTCTAATCTTCCCCCAGTGAGTATAACACTTTAACGATTGTGTTTAAAGTTTCCATTTGTTAGTACAACATTATTTTGATAATCTTCATTCATGTTGTTAGGTCACTAATGATGAGAGCCGAGATGAAATGCCATATGGGAAGACCCCTAAAATAGATTTTAGCACCATATAAGATTGAATTGGACTGATATATTTATGCTCATCTCCCCTAATTGATTTTCTACTTCATAAAATTagtattttttaagaaaagtaaaatttagACATTAATCCTATTATTGGATTAttcttctttaaaattttattgatgatgAGTGCTTATATGAGTTTGGTTGGATTGATGAGTTTAAAGTTAAGAAGGGTAAATTTGGCTGCATCGGTAATTCTTCACAGAAGTCTTCCAcccctctcccctttttttatgCCATAGGAATAGAAACAACCAAAGCACATCAATACGTGGCAGCTCACTTTTGTACTCCTACACACAGTTGGCACTTAAGAGGCATATCGCAATGCTTTTACACTTTTGAAAACTTGCAGTCTCAAAAGCATAGAGATATATGATCCTTGAGAGGCAGAGATATACCCCTAATATCCACTGACTCAGAAGACTTAAGTTCGTGTTTGAACATGGAACTTCACTATAATCCAGAAACACTTCTTATTTTTAGTTATTCTGTAGAAGTGTTCCTTGAGAGCAGAAATGCATTGAAGTGCTCTTAGTATGGAAACACTCGCACGAAGCAGGATTGGTGTTACTAAACGTGGCCTTAGAAATGCATTTGAGGGACGTGATGTTGCTATTCAAGATATCCCTTATCATTATTGTAGGAATAATAGCTTGTTTGTCCAATAGGAATTAAAAATTCTAGTCCCCACTAATATATAAGAAGAGTGGATTCCCAATTTTGTTGGCAGAAATAACTAGAATCTCAATTCAACCAGAAAAGTGATTGTaactataataaaaaattaaaaaaaatacaaagctctttaaatttatttttaaaattattgaaTAAATGGGTTCCCTTGTATTCTAAGTGGTGAGTGGATTTGCTTATTGCCAATCTTGATAACCAGTTTAGGATTGTTCACATTTACTAATGTAGGTAAACTAATATTTACAGTACATAAAGTAATAATGACTGAATTGGCAATCAACAATAACCATTCAACTAATTGATAAGGTGGCAAAAGGAAGTGGAACTAGATAAAAAAACCAGGACTGACCTGaacaattattttttgtttagtgTTTGATGCAGCTATGCGTTTTGTTTGTCTTTCTTAATTGAATTTTGGCTATGTAGTTAAGTTTCTTCTTAAACAAGTAAGCATTAAGACATAACTACAAGACAAACAATAACTTTTTCCACATGCAGATTTTTATGAGTGGTTTAGTTTATTTTGTATGACTATAATTTTGTTTCTAACTAATGGTTTGCTTCAATAACAAAGTTGATGTCTGTTGCTAGTATtgacaaaaaagaataaagtgaGTCACTACAGAAGGCATTGCTATTTGATCATTGCCCTTTAAAATTGAATGCAGATCATTATCAACGGGGTTTACCGTATTCCGAAGATAAATATTTTAATGTTGCTAAGACAAATGTTCATGAAAACATAGTTTCCTATATTTCATTGTAATTTACTTGTTGATGCTTACTTTATTCTGTTTTCTCAAGGTGCAAACTTCAGGGATCTTCCTGGTGTGTTGGTTCGTCTAGGTAAGAAATTTGAATGTGATAAATTTGTTGAAAGGATGTACCTACTTTCAGGGAAGCCTTTGGTAATAATTACTTTTTGTTATACTATGTTACGTGCACGGAAGAgaacaaataaaattaagaatgagagaatttaggaagtaaagactagggagagaaaataaaggattTTGGCTAATGAGGAGGATGTCAACCTCTATCTCGTGAGAGAGAAAAGATAAGAATCTCTCAAGATAAATTATAGGGAATGGGTTTTGGCTAATTAGGAAGGAGAAGGGTCTCTTTCTTCATAAGAGAAATAATTGGGATTTTCAACTCTCTCTTTCATTCCAAAACACTAATAAATAGACTTAATAGTCTTTATATAACTTCTCCCTCCACTTCTCTAATTTGGTTACAATTGCTCCCACTACTTACATGATTACACTCATAATTACCTATTACTTAATGACTTctaataaaaacaattacttaATAATCTACTAAAATAACTATCACCCACTAATCTTCTACAACATAACCACCTCACACGATCTTTCTTTTGAGTATGTAACAATACTTTTCCCTTCGAagaaccttgtcctcaaggttcaATTTGTGAAGTTGAATGGTGGTGGCTAACCCACTTCCATGTCTTGATAACAATCAATAAAAACATCTTcttcaaaattctttttcagcttTTGCAACTTAATCACACTATTTTTTATGGATAGCATTAACTTTTTCATTATCAAACCTGACTTGAGAATCTTTGTCTTTAGTTGACTGCGAACAACTCGAGGTTGACCAGATTGCTTGGGGCACTTCTTAAGTGGATGGTtcattttaagttttatttGTTCAGTTGATGCAACGATCATATCGCTACTGATTTGGCATTTAACTTATTTCTTCAACTCGGCCAAGTCTTCCCAAACATGTTGAAAACCTTCCATCATTGTTTTAGATATTACAATAATGTTACGAATGTCTGATCGTAAATCTTTATTAATGGCCTCGATGATCTCTGGTGGGATACCCATTGTTGCAAAAtcattggctctgataccacttattaCGTGTACGGAAGagaataattaaaattaagaatgagagaatttaagaagtaaagaaaatggagagaaaatagagaaaataaaggatTTTGGCTAATTAGGAGGATGCCAACTCAAAATCTAAGTAGATTGCCTTCAATCTTTTCTAAGACGAGGGATTTATTAGTTTGAATATAAAATCCTTAAAATTTATCAAGTATAGTTGTTTTAAATCGAGATCAAATTCTAATAGTTTTTGCGCAAGTAacgtaacttttttttttagggggacTGATTTTGTCTAGAACTTTAAAAATGTACatgaaattttcttcctttcGTCTTACGAGATACCAACACTCAAGAGCAAGGCTTGATCACATGGCTTTGACTATGGGTTAACATGTATGGGGAGCTGccaattattactattttggTTGCGCCTTCAAATTCCAATATCTAGTTGCTAGTTGATATACCATTCTATTATTACATATATGTGCAAATTATGTTGATATAGTTCTAAAGAGCTAGAAGGCCAGAAGCAAACCGGGCCATCAAAATGGACGAAGAATGGATTAGTAGACCTAATTTGAGTATCCCATGGTTTGTTGGGGCCAAGGTGATGCAGATTATTCACCAAACTaggttgttttattaggaataagcctaaggttggattccatacatgttgggcctttgatcttatgtgttttgagtataatagcctaaactaggagCTTTAAGATTACATACGAGATTAAACTAGGGGCTTTAAGATTGTATACATGATTAACTAGTTTGtgtcctttttcattagtttccattttagttgaATTCAATTTTAGTTGTTAGTAATTGTTATTTCTTAGGGgttaagttattagttgagtcaagtcattagttttcttttttagtttatttccattttcagtttttagaaacTTATATAATAGGCAATCAATTGTGgggtttcctattttggaaCCTTCCAAGTACTATACTAGGTTGTATTCCGTTCCCCATTATCACTATTAATACAAAGCAATGTGGCTCCTAAagctagaatgattttgataaacaaattaatggttgttgttattgtcttctctatgaagagttgtcttgtgtttgatcaaggctgatggaattggtgtttgatcaaATTGACTCTCTTCAGTGGGAAGCACGAGAGGTTCCCTTCCTttgcttatcttcttctcctctcaatTAGTCACAGATTAACTGCTGCTATAACCATCTAACTTACCTAGTTTACAgacttaaaaccaaaatcggtaGAGCAGTCCTGATCTTTGCTATATCCTATGATATTTATTCATATTTATGGATCTATTTAAAGATTATTTtagtacctaatataccctttACAATTGATTATATTCTGATTTCAAGAGCCTTCACTTCTAGAAGCAATATCCCTGATTTCCagaattgatttctttgttagttatgatctattttgtattgttgttctttgattaGTGTCCTACAGTTTGGGATTAGGTTGGCCTTGCCAagcctagttctacattacaaGGGCTTTGTAATTATGAGATTACTATAGtaataaaatcatattttaaGCCTTAATATTGGAGATACGTCCTATACAAGATCAAAtagctagtttctattttgtaatgttCTAGAAgagcttctattttgtaagtgaTTCTCCTTACCATGCGTAGGGTTTCCTGTTTTGCTTGTTTCCATGAGATTAGGTTCTAAAGAACGTGTAGGAGATCATGCCATTGGTTTGAGAAATAATTTTACATTAAACTTATGTGTCCAGTGAGTGGTGGAGCATGGTTTTGTGGAAATCAAAACTTCTCTATTAAGTTATGTAGTACAAAAACCTTGGTGTGATGCCAATCACGGTTGGAGTTTGTGGGATGCCTTCTTTGTAGTAGGTGAGATACCAACAtatctttcttccatttttaaGATATGTACTTCACTTCTACCcttgtttcattttcttctttactATCATACTCTGTTTTGGGTTCATCTCTCATATATTACTTCATTCTTTTGTTAAAAAGTTGCATACCTTATCCTATATTCCTGGACATATTTCAAGCTTTCACCGGTTCCTATTTGGAACAAAATGGTGTCTTCTCAAGAATCGTGCAGTAGAATCCCCTTTTACGCTTTACTTCTAACCACCCCTTTTCTATTGCATGCTTGGGTTCTGTTTGGACTACACATCATCCATTGATATCTGGTTTTGTAAGCTGGAAGATTGTCACAATCAATCTATCTTCCTTGTCACTAATTCTAGTTCTTGTTCGAAGAATTTTCTAATGGTTCTTTATCCTTATTTAACTACTAATATGTGCTATTAAACCTGATAATATCTTCTGTACCTAACAATCTAATTCTGGTTTAGTATAGTAGATACTAATTTCATTCCATCCatgttctattttctttcagttatattttttttttgttgatattCCCAAGTAGGATTTGTTGACCTTCTATTTTTGTCCAGTTACCATTATTATATTTCAGTTTCTCAAACTGATATAACAAGTTTGTAGGTTCTATTCATGGCCAAATCTCCTGATCCAGCCATTGGATTTTGTTCTAGATTTGAGGGACTGTTCCTTGCACCAAGGAAAGTACTCTGTTGAGTACTCCTTTCAGTTAGTATTGAGAGAGATTAGAATTTTCCAGTTCTATTCAATTACTATTGAGTGGTATTAGAATTTTCCAGTTCTGCTTTCTTAAGCCCTACGATTTTGGTCGTTGCTGGCATCTCTATTTAACCCTTATGTGATCTACGATTCCAAACTATATGTAATTCCTTTTCTTTGTAATCCCGATAATTTATATGAGCATATTATCATTTACTGTCATCATACTTGATGGGGTAGCTGTGGTGTAGGTAAGTGAGCCTTAAAATTAGCCTTGCTGGGTCAACAGAGATTCCTTCCATTGAACAGAGGGGTTTTTGTCACTTCTTGTTCTCTTCTATCCAACGCAACAGAGGGGTTTTTCTCTACCCATCGAAAAACATATTTCTCCTCCAGATATTATGTTGAGAGATCTTCTAGAAGGCTTGCCAGTTATCCTCTCAAACTGGAAAGAAGGCTCTATAAGAAACCTTCCAGTAGTTTGATTTActccaaaaatggaaaatatttttttccaaatttattccTTTCTTAGATACCAAGAAGATCAGAATAGGAAGTGTTAGTTATTCAGTTGAGTTTGAGTTTATTTGTTTCTTAGTCCCCAAGTTTTAggtgtttaatttctatttccATTGTTTTTTAATGTATTCAGTTTTGAATAGGCCTATATAATGAGACCCCCATCGATTGTAATAGGAAACACATATTGATTAATAAAGTTGCTTGCTTATAATTAGTCAACCTAAGATAGGTGTAGTACATCAACTGAGAGAGTTGATGATGAGAGACCCAGACTGAGATAGCCTTTCTCCTACCCCCTTATTCTACGATCACTTGTcactc is part of the Macadamia integrifolia cultivar HAES 741 chromosome 9, SCU_Mint_v3, whole genome shotgun sequence genome and encodes:
- the LOC122089547 gene encoding putative DNA (cytosine-5)-methyltransferase CMT1, with the protein product MEFSEADRKINGEKEGSKGIYCWDSRPQSPVTGMEKEKKGQEVRWKGHGPTEDTREGIEGHRNKDAPLEDKKNHQLAVFMDIVNFLKPKFVLMENVVDILKKFVGGFLKKYAVGRLVSMNYQARLGMMKLPQYPLPTHEAVVRGNVFVNFKVRRKVWLHMMENALLLEDAISNLPPVTNDESRDEMPYGKTPKIDFSTI